A region from the Dermacentor andersoni chromosome 11, qqDerAnde1_hic_scaffold, whole genome shotgun sequence genome encodes:
- the LOC126517372 gene encoding protein LZIC-like, whose product MASRGQTETSKLKERLEEQLDRLMAQLSDLEECRAELDEDEYEETKRETLEQLREFQLSLAKIVSGDMTLVDQLSGMQLAIQAAISDAFRTPEVIRMFAKKQPDQLRERLSQLQRDAKIGRLTEDELAPQKLEILAALKKLKASLLPEEEHYLEKHASKALLDFDQVGEDSADASRLLDVAGSQIKAAAQR is encoded by the exons ATGGCGTCGCGCGGTCAAACCGAAACGAGCAAGCTGAAGGAGCGGCTCGAAGAGCAGCTCGATCGGCTTATGGCACAGCTGAGCGACCTCGAAGAGTGCCGCGCCGAGCTCGACGAGGACGAGTACGAGGAGACCAAGCGCGAGACGCTAGAACAGCTGCGCGAGTTCCAGCTGTCTCTGGCCAAGATCGTGTCCGGAGACATGACTCTCGTGGACCAGCTGAGCGGCATGCAGCTCGCCATACAG GCGGCCATTAGCGACGCATTCCGGACGCCCGAGGTGATCAGGATGTTCGCGAAGAAGCAGCCAGACCAGCTACGCGAGCGCCTGTCACAGCTGCAGAGGGACGCCAAGATTGGTCGGCTCACCGAGGACGAGCTGGCACCGCAGAAGCTCGAGATCCTCGCCGCTCTCAAGAAGCTCAAGGCCAGCCTGCTTCCCGAAGAGGAGCACTACCTTGAGAAGCACGCTAGCAAGGCACTGCTCGACTTTGACCAGGTCGGCGAAGACTCGGCGGACGCGAGCAGACTGCTTGACGTAGCGGGCTCCCAAATCAAGGCTGCTGCGCAGCGATGA